In Dioscorea cayenensis subsp. rotundata cultivar TDr96_F1 chromosome 11, TDr96_F1_v2_PseudoChromosome.rev07_lg8_w22 25.fasta, whole genome shotgun sequence, a single genomic region encodes these proteins:
- the LOC120272390 gene encoding rhodanese-like domain-containing protein 14, chloroplastic, with translation MLASAPIARLTVPTSFGIVSSSSDLNFVHLSSPVISRLRSSRSASLRIRSAATKPAKSPAEEDWKIKREVLLEKRVRSVEVKEALRLQKENNFVILDVRPEAEYKESHPPGAINVQVYRLIKEWTAWDIARRAAFAFFGIFSGTEENPEFLQSVESKLDKDAKIIVACTSGGTMRPSQNLPEGQQSRSLIAAYLLVLNGYKNVFHLDGGLYTWFKEGLPTVSEDE, from the exons atgcttgctTCAGCACCAATTGCAAGGCTTACTGTTCCCACATCATTTGGGATTGTCTCCTCTTCTTCAGACCTCAATTTTGTTCATCTGTCCTCCCCAGTTATCTCCAGACTTCGTTCCTCACGTTCTGCCTCACTCCGAATCAGAAGCGCTGCAACCAAACCTGCAAAGTCACCTG CTGAAGAAGATTGGAAGATCAAGCGTGAAGTCCTGCTAGAAAAAAgg gTTCGAAGTGTTGAGGTGAAGGAAGCTTTACGccttcaaaaggaaaacaactTTGTTATTTTGGATGTTCGTCCTGAGGCTGAATATAAGGAG TCTCACCCACCAGGTGCGATCAATGTACAAGTCTATAGGCTTATAAAGGAATGGACTGCATGGGATATTGCTAGGCGAGCGGCATTTGcattttttggaatattttccGGCACAGAAGAGAACCCCGAGTTCTTACAAA GTGTTGAGTCAAAATTAGATAAAGATGCTAAAATAATTGTTGCGTGCACTTCTGGGGGTACAATGAGGCCATCACAAAATCTACCAGAAGGCCAACAATCCAG gtCTTTGATAGCAGCATACTTACTGGTATTGAATGGGTACAAGAATGTTTTTCACTTGGATGGAGGATTATATACTTGGTTCAAAGAAGGGCTGCCTACCGTCTCTGAAGATGAATGA
- the LOC120272389 gene encoding ATPase family AAA domain-containing protein 1-B-like has protein sequence MIADGVVNVKELDVNLESIGGLGHIKKKLHETIILPLQRPEIFNDEHFLGPQKGVLLYGPPGTGKTMLAKALAKESSAVFINVRMSTVMSKWFSEAQKLVSAIFSLANKLQPAIIFIDEVDSFLGQRAGDSGYCNSMKTEFMSLWDGFTTSKNARVLVLAATNRPTELDEAILRRFTQTFEVGLPDQNGRAAILKSILKKARVEDGIDYNHIASLTTGYSGSDLLELCREAAYYPIRDLLDDEKQEKVTKDDEKQKKVVQNNKEQKKANPTHITRALAQADLETAVSAYKDMKASVTDFKSDGQLSIWSRGDEFYKTLYI, from the exons ATGATAGCTGACGGTGTCGTAAATGTTAAAGAACTTGATGTAAATCTAGAGTCGATCGGAGGACTAGgacatattaaaaagaaattacatgAAACGATAATTCTTCCTTTACAACGACCAGAAATATTTAACGACGAACATTTTTTAGGTCCACAAAAAGGTGTTCTTTTGTATGGCCCTCCCGGAACCGGAAAAACTATGCTTGCTAAAGCTTTAGCTAAGGAATCTAGTGCTGTTTTTATCAATGTGAGAATGTCGACTGTGATGAGTAAATGGTTCAGTGAAGCCCAAAAACTCG TGTCTGCTATCTTCAGCCTGGCTAATAAACTCCAGCCCGCCATCATTTTCATCGATGAGGTCGATAGTTTCTTGGGTCAGCGTGCCGGTGACAGTGGTTATTGCAATTCAATGAAAACCGAATTCATGTCCTTGTGGGATGGTTTCACAACATCTA AAAATGCCCGGGTATTGGTTCTGGCCGCTACGAATCGTCCAACAGAACTGGACGAGGCTATACTACGGAGATTTACACAGACATTTGAAGTTGGTTTACCTGATCAAAATGGAAGAGCCGCAATATTGAAGTCGATTCTAAAGAAAGCAAGAGTAGAAGATGGCATTGACTATAATCATATTGCTAGTTTGACTACTGGGTACAGTGGTTCAGATCTGTTAGAGCTTTGTAGGGAAGCGGCATACTATCCTATTAGGGACTTGCTAGatgatgaaaaacaagaaaaggtgacaaaagatgatgaaaaacagaagaaagtggtacaaaataataaagaacAGAAGAAGGCGAATCCCACACAT ATTACCAGAGCACTGGCACAAGCAGACCTTGAGACCGCGGTATCGGCATATAAAGACATGAAAGCATCGGTGACTGATTTTAAATCTGATGGGCAATTGAGCATATGGTCCAGAGGAGACGAGTTCTataaaaccctatatatatag